In Macaca nemestrina isolate mMacNem1 chromosome 9, mMacNem.hap1, whole genome shotgun sequence, a single genomic region encodes these proteins:
- the LOC139356044 gene encoding CUB domain-containing protein produces the protein MRLSRAFAWSLLCSIATIVTAPFATAPSDCGGHYTDEYGRIFNYVGPKTECVWIIELNPGDIVMVAIPELKGFVCGKEYVEVLDGPPGSESLGRICEAFSTFYHSSSNIITIKYSREPSHPPTFFEIYYFVDAWSTH, from the exons ATGAGGCTGTCCAGAGCCTTCGCCTGGTCGCTGCTGTGCAGTATAG cCACAATTGTTACAGCTCCATTTGCCACAG CACCCAGTGACTGTGGGGGCCACTATACGGATGAATACGGCAGGATCTTCAACTACGTTGGGCCGAAAACTGAATGTGTCTGGATCATCGAGTTGAACCCCGGGGACATAGTCATGGTGGCCATTCCAGAACTCAA AGGATTTGTATGTGGCAAAGAGTACGTGGAAGTGCTGGATGGACCTCCAGGGTCTGAGTCCTTGGGCAGGATTTGTGAAGCCTTCAGTACATTCTATCACTCTTCTTccaacatcatcaccatcaagTACTCCAGAGAACCCAGTCATCCACCCACTTTCTTTGAAATATATTACTTTGTTGACGCTTGGTCAACACATTAA